In Anopheles gambiae chromosome 2, idAnoGambNW_F1_1, whole genome shotgun sequence, a single window of DNA contains:
- the LOC1281811 gene encoding uncharacterized protein LOC1281811 isoform X3, protein MSPVCALRQLTYFCRTSLFRAGIMKIHNYSTQPPPHEKVRTRSVVSREAQETNGGTAVRTVAEAEGASKQDQQPQKKPAQKAATSPTTTHLSPELENTANRLTLEAGKRAGQRDQPTEPQQQEEAVVEEEEVAPEEDSQAEEQTTSGAKRRRVKEEEESAPSSETAQLQLKPQTDEEEPNDSQLSEHIIQGEESERLVEEQEEQEHEEEQQQQEEEEQEQEQQADTDSLVEDLNEDDRTSSSTVSAEETLDQVMESFNKGRPNTIHHHHSLKRQRADETSANASSVDPLMMTMEQQQQQQQQQDDAPMEEYEQAVTVVGGSVSANDDIEDTDGTLAGNRLFRKKVKRKLPIRPNSSTAAGSGTSATVSTTSSSDCTAKAKLQMVHEFPMLFLGLRRNRMFLVNSLAQWFDLNQRDIILTLRKIKQNESSVRLGSVFALGSTEVELLFHTNVPKIADCLRNFIVWPDDITMKLNVPISLRQHFQRIHLILNYLVVRVKQSAVQELPAVEIATSFCPDEQCHKLKYLVASTLDGCVCFVSRAFGVQTDDEQVLSQSGFLTKFKTNTNLIAGKNFHHFEDQLANGHHHDHTNNNGGHGSRRNRVASGSRSGADGDDDLERVLGGSGGGSNSNSVDNFEDIVSEKISKSKTFKLKNYIENILENFQSHQLLSPQTCIDARTLKLLDDIVVIVGALINLQKQEIE, encoded by the coding sequence GCCGGTATTATGAAAATTCATAACTACAGCACCCAGCCACCACCACACGAGAAAGTGAGAACTCGATCGGTCGTCAGCAGAGAAGCGCAGGAGACGAACGGCGGGACGGCGGTGCGAACGGTCGCCGAAGCAGAAGGTGCCTCCAAGCAGGATCAGCAACCGCAGAAGAAACCAGCCCAGAAAGCGGCCACCTCTCCGACCACCACCCATCTAAGTCCGGAGCTGGAGAATACGGCCAACCGGCTGACGTTGGAAGCGGGCAAACGCGCGGGTCAACGCGACCAGCCAACGGaaccgcagcagcaggaggaggcGGTGGTGGAGGAAGAGGAAGTGGCGCCGGAGGAAGACAGCCAGGCGGAGGAGCAGACCACTAGTGGTGCGAAAAGGCGTCGggtgaaggaggaggaggaaagtGCGCCATCGTCGGAAACGGCGCAACTGCAGTTGAAGCCTCAGACGGATGAGGAGGAACCGAACGACAGCCAGCTGTCGGAGCACATAATACAGGGCGAGGAGAGCGAGCGTCTTGTGGAAGagcaggaggagcaggagcacgaggaagagcagcagcagcaggaagaggaggaacaggagcaggagcagcaggccGATACCGACAGCCTGGTGGAGGACCTCAACGAGGACGACCGTACGTCCTCGTCGACGGTCTCTGCCGAGGAGACGCTCGACCAAGTGATGGAAAGCTTCAACAAAGGCCGCCCGAACAcgatccaccaccaccacagcctGAAGCGGCAGCGAGCAGACGAAACCAGCGCGAACGCGTCCTCAGTCGATCCGCTCATGATGAcgatggagcagcagcagcagcagcagcagcaacaggacgACGCCCCAATGGAGGAGTACGAGCAGGCGGTCACCGTGGTCGGTGGCAGCGTGTCGGCCAACGACGACATCGAGGACACAGACGGCACCCTGGCCGGCAACCGGTTATTCCGGAAGAAGGTGAAACGAAAACTACCGATCCGGCCGAACAGCAGCACCGCGGCGGGCAGCGGCACCAGCGCGACGgtcagcaccaccagcagcagcgactgCACGGCCAAGGCCAAGCTGCAGATGGTGCACGAGTTCCCGATGCTGTTTCTCGGGCTGCGCCGCAACCGGATGTTTCTGGTGAACTCGCTGGCCCAGTGGTTCGATCTGAACCAGCGCGACATCATACTGACGCTGCGCAAGATCAAGCAGAACGAGAGCAGCGTCCGGCTGGGGTCGGTGTTCGCGCTCGGCTCGACCGAGGTCGAGCTGCTGTTTCACACAAACGTGCCTAAGATAGCGGACTGCCTGCGCAACTTCATCGTGTGGCCGGACGACATCACGATGAAGCTGAACGTGCCGATCAGCCTGCGGCAGCACTTCCAGCGGATCCACCTCATCCTGAACTATCTGGTGGTGCGGGTGAAGCAGAGCGCCGTGCAGGAGCTGCCGGCGGTCGAGATCGCCACCTCCTTCTGCCCGGACGAGCAGTGCCACAAGCTGAAGTACCTGGTCGCGTCCACGCTGGACGGGTGCGTGTGCTTCGTGTCGCGCGCGTTCGGCGTGCAGACGGACGACGAGCAGGTGCTGAGCCAGTCCGGCTTTCTCACCAAGTTCAAGACGAACACGAACCTGATCGCGGGCAAAAACTTCCACCACTTCGAGGACCAGCTGGCGAACGGgcaccaccacgaccacaccaacaacaatggCGGGCACGGCAGCCGGCGGAATCGGGTCGCCTCGGGCAGCAGGTCCGGCGCGGACGGCGACGACGATCTCGAGCGGGTActcggcggcagcggcggcggcagcaacagcaacagcgtgGACAACTTCGAGGACATCGTGTCGGAGAAGATCAGCAAGAGCAAAACGTTCAAGCTGAAGAACTACATCGAGAACATCCTGGAGAACTTCCAGAGCCATCAGCTGCTCAGCCCGCAGACCTGCATCGACGCGCGGACGCTCAAGCTGCTGGACGACATCGTGGTGATCGTGGGTGCGCTGATCAATCTGCAGAAGCAGGAAATCGAGTAA
- the LOC1281811 gene encoding uncharacterized protein LOC1281811 isoform X5 gives MTKKAGIMKIHNYSTQPPPHEKVRTRSVVSREAQETNGGTAVRTVAEAEGASKQDQQPQKKPAQKAATSPTTTHLSPELENTANRLTLEAGKRAGQRDQPTEPQQQEEAVVEEEEVAPEEDSQAEEQTTSGAKRRRVKEEEESAPSSETAQLQLKPQTDEEEPNDSQLSEHIIQGEESERLVEEQEEQEHEEEQQQQEEEEQEQEQQADTDSLVEDLNEDDRTSSSTVSAEETLDQVMESFNKGRPNTIHHHHSLKRQRADETSANASSVDPLMMTMEQQQQQQQQQDDAPMEEYEQAVTVVGGSVSANDDIEDTDGTLAGNRLFRKKVKRKLPIRPNSSTAAGSGTSATVSTTSSSDCTAKAKLQMVHEFPMLFLGLRRNRMFLVNSLAQWFDLNQRDIILTLRKIKQNESSVRLGSVFALGSTEVELLFHTNVPKIADCLRNFIVWPDDITMKLNVPISLRQHFQRIHLILNYLVVRVKQSAVQELPAVEIATSFCPDEQCHKLKYLVASTLDGCVCFVSRAFGVQTDDEQVLSQSGFLTKFKTNTNLIAGKNFHHFEDQLANGHHHDHTNNNGGHGSRRNRVASGSRSGADGDDDLERVLGGSGGGSNSNSVDNFEDIVSEKISKSKTFKLKNYIENILENFQSHQLLSPQTCIDARTLKLLDDIVVIVGALINLQKQEIE, from the exons ATGACGAAAAAA GCCGGTATTATGAAAATTCATAACTACAGCACCCAGCCACCACCACACGAGAAAGTGAGAACTCGATCGGTCGTCAGCAGAGAAGCGCAGGAGACGAACGGCGGGACGGCGGTGCGAACGGTCGCCGAAGCAGAAGGTGCCTCCAAGCAGGATCAGCAACCGCAGAAGAAACCAGCCCAGAAAGCGGCCACCTCTCCGACCACCACCCATCTAAGTCCGGAGCTGGAGAATACGGCCAACCGGCTGACGTTGGAAGCGGGCAAACGCGCGGGTCAACGCGACCAGCCAACGGaaccgcagcagcaggaggaggcGGTGGTGGAGGAAGAGGAAGTGGCGCCGGAGGAAGACAGCCAGGCGGAGGAGCAGACCACTAGTGGTGCGAAAAGGCGTCGggtgaaggaggaggaggaaagtGCGCCATCGTCGGAAACGGCGCAACTGCAGTTGAAGCCTCAGACGGATGAGGAGGAACCGAACGACAGCCAGCTGTCGGAGCACATAATACAGGGCGAGGAGAGCGAGCGTCTTGTGGAAGagcaggaggagcaggagcacgaggaagagcagcagcagcaggaagaggaggaacaggagcaggagcagcaggccGATACCGACAGCCTGGTGGAGGACCTCAACGAGGACGACCGTACGTCCTCGTCGACGGTCTCTGCCGAGGAGACGCTCGACCAAGTGATGGAAAGCTTCAACAAAGGCCGCCCGAACAcgatccaccaccaccacagcctGAAGCGGCAGCGAGCAGACGAAACCAGCGCGAACGCGTCCTCAGTCGATCCGCTCATGATGAcgatggagcagcagcagcagcagcagcagcaacaggacgACGCCCCAATGGAGGAGTACGAGCAGGCGGTCACCGTGGTCGGTGGCAGCGTGTCGGCCAACGACGACATCGAGGACACAGACGGCACCCTGGCCGGCAACCGGTTATTCCGGAAGAAGGTGAAACGAAAACTACCGATCCGGCCGAACAGCAGCACCGCGGCGGGCAGCGGCACCAGCGCGACGgtcagcaccaccagcagcagcgactgCACGGCCAAGGCCAAGCTGCAGATGGTGCACGAGTTCCCGATGCTGTTTCTCGGGCTGCGCCGCAACCGGATGTTTCTGGTGAACTCGCTGGCCCAGTGGTTCGATCTGAACCAGCGCGACATCATACTGACGCTGCGCAAGATCAAGCAGAACGAGAGCAGCGTCCGGCTGGGGTCGGTGTTCGCGCTCGGCTCGACCGAGGTCGAGCTGCTGTTTCACACAAACGTGCCTAAGATAGCGGACTGCCTGCGCAACTTCATCGTGTGGCCGGACGACATCACGATGAAGCTGAACGTGCCGATCAGCCTGCGGCAGCACTTCCAGCGGATCCACCTCATCCTGAACTATCTGGTGGTGCGGGTGAAGCAGAGCGCCGTGCAGGAGCTGCCGGCGGTCGAGATCGCCACCTCCTTCTGCCCGGACGAGCAGTGCCACAAGCTGAAGTACCTGGTCGCGTCCACGCTGGACGGGTGCGTGTGCTTCGTGTCGCGCGCGTTCGGCGTGCAGACGGACGACGAGCAGGTGCTGAGCCAGTCCGGCTTTCTCACCAAGTTCAAGACGAACACGAACCTGATCGCGGGCAAAAACTTCCACCACTTCGAGGACCAGCTGGCGAACGGgcaccaccacgaccacaccaacaacaatggCGGGCACGGCAGCCGGCGGAATCGGGTCGCCTCGGGCAGCAGGTCCGGCGCGGACGGCGACGACGATCTCGAGCGGGTActcggcggcagcggcggcggcagcaacagcaacagcgtgGACAACTTCGAGGACATCGTGTCGGAGAAGATCAGCAAGAGCAAAACGTTCAAGCTGAAGAACTACATCGAGAACATCCTGGAGAACTTCCAGAGCCATCAGCTGCTCAGCCCGCAGACCTGCATCGACGCGCGGACGCTCAAGCTGCTGGACGACATCGTGGTGATCGTGGGTGCGCTGATCAATCTGCAGAAGCAGGAAATCGAGTAA
- the LOC1281811 gene encoding uncharacterized protein LOC1281811 isoform X1 has product MSLYVTSDVLLSTSGKRLKRYCFISICKCTRRVLCIRPGFICPCARRPTSHTAQRICRARLGVCVCVRVVRERICALFGTQRCARGGSVCSRNASKCQCNRTTIISWLVCMVTSGGPPAGVSCDLRLTFLHRWVRKAGIMKIHNYSTQPPPHEKVRTRSVVSREAQETNGGTAVRTVAEAEGASKQDQQPQKKPAQKAATSPTTTHLSPELENTANRLTLEAGKRAGQRDQPTEPQQQEEAVVEEEEVAPEEDSQAEEQTTSGAKRRRVKEEEESAPSSETAQLQLKPQTDEEEPNDSQLSEHIIQGEESERLVEEQEEQEHEEEQQQQEEEEQEQEQQADTDSLVEDLNEDDRTSSSTVSAEETLDQVMESFNKGRPNTIHHHHSLKRQRADETSANASSVDPLMMTMEQQQQQQQQQDDAPMEEYEQAVTVVGGSVSANDDIEDTDGTLAGNRLFRKKVKRKLPIRPNSSTAAGSGTSATVSTTSSSDCTAKAKLQMVHEFPMLFLGLRRNRMFLVNSLAQWFDLNQRDIILTLRKIKQNESSVRLGSVFALGSTEVELLFHTNVPKIADCLRNFIVWPDDITMKLNVPISLRQHFQRIHLILNYLVVRVKQSAVQELPAVEIATSFCPDEQCHKLKYLVASTLDGCVCFVSRAFGVQTDDEQVLSQSGFLTKFKTNTNLIAGKNFHHFEDQLANGHHHDHTNNNGGHGSRRNRVASGSRSGADGDDDLERVLGGSGGGSNSNSVDNFEDIVSEKISKSKTFKLKNYIENILENFQSHQLLSPQTCIDARTLKLLDDIVVIVGALINLQKQEIE; this is encoded by the exons ATGTCATTGTATGTTACCTCAGACGTGCTTCTCTCCACCTCCGGCAAGCGTTTGAAACGCTATTGTTTTATCAGCATTTGTAAGTGTACGCGACGCGTACTTTGTATCCGCCCAGGCTTTATCTGCCCATGCGCGCGGCGGCCCACCTCGCACACGGCGCAACGCATCTGTAGGGCTcggctcggtgtgtgtgtgtgtgtgcgcgtcgtCCGCGAGAGAATATGCGCATTGTTTGGAACGCAGCGGTGCGCGCGCGGAGGGTCTGTCTGTTCACGTAATGCATCAAAGTGCCAATGCAATCGAACAACGATCATTAGCTGGCTGGTGTGTATGGTTACTTCCGGCGGCCCCCCTGCTGGTGTGTCGTGTGATCTTCGTTTAACGTTTTTGCACCGCTGGGTGCGCAAG GCCGGTATTATGAAAATTCATAACTACAGCACCCAGCCACCACCACACGAGAAAGTGAGAACTCGATCGGTCGTCAGCAGAGAAGCGCAGGAGACGAACGGCGGGACGGCGGTGCGAACGGTCGCCGAAGCAGAAGGTGCCTCCAAGCAGGATCAGCAACCGCAGAAGAAACCAGCCCAGAAAGCGGCCACCTCTCCGACCACCACCCATCTAAGTCCGGAGCTGGAGAATACGGCCAACCGGCTGACGTTGGAAGCGGGCAAACGCGCGGGTCAACGCGACCAGCCAACGGaaccgcagcagcaggaggaggcGGTGGTGGAGGAAGAGGAAGTGGCGCCGGAGGAAGACAGCCAGGCGGAGGAGCAGACCACTAGTGGTGCGAAAAGGCGTCGggtgaaggaggaggaggaaagtGCGCCATCGTCGGAAACGGCGCAACTGCAGTTGAAGCCTCAGACGGATGAGGAGGAACCGAACGACAGCCAGCTGTCGGAGCACATAATACAGGGCGAGGAGAGCGAGCGTCTTGTGGAAGagcaggaggagcaggagcacgaggaagagcagcagcagcaggaagaggaggaacaggagcaggagcagcaggccGATACCGACAGCCTGGTGGAGGACCTCAACGAGGACGACCGTACGTCCTCGTCGACGGTCTCTGCCGAGGAGACGCTCGACCAAGTGATGGAAAGCTTCAACAAAGGCCGCCCGAACAcgatccaccaccaccacagcctGAAGCGGCAGCGAGCAGACGAAACCAGCGCGAACGCGTCCTCAGTCGATCCGCTCATGATGAcgatggagcagcagcagcagcagcagcagcaacaggacgACGCCCCAATGGAGGAGTACGAGCAGGCGGTCACCGTGGTCGGTGGCAGCGTGTCGGCCAACGACGACATCGAGGACACAGACGGCACCCTGGCCGGCAACCGGTTATTCCGGAAGAAGGTGAAACGAAAACTACCGATCCGGCCGAACAGCAGCACCGCGGCGGGCAGCGGCACCAGCGCGACGgtcagcaccaccagcagcagcgactgCACGGCCAAGGCCAAGCTGCAGATGGTGCACGAGTTCCCGATGCTGTTTCTCGGGCTGCGCCGCAACCGGATGTTTCTGGTGAACTCGCTGGCCCAGTGGTTCGATCTGAACCAGCGCGACATCATACTGACGCTGCGCAAGATCAAGCAGAACGAGAGCAGCGTCCGGCTGGGGTCGGTGTTCGCGCTCGGCTCGACCGAGGTCGAGCTGCTGTTTCACACAAACGTGCCTAAGATAGCGGACTGCCTGCGCAACTTCATCGTGTGGCCGGACGACATCACGATGAAGCTGAACGTGCCGATCAGCCTGCGGCAGCACTTCCAGCGGATCCACCTCATCCTGAACTATCTGGTGGTGCGGGTGAAGCAGAGCGCCGTGCAGGAGCTGCCGGCGGTCGAGATCGCCACCTCCTTCTGCCCGGACGAGCAGTGCCACAAGCTGAAGTACCTGGTCGCGTCCACGCTGGACGGGTGCGTGTGCTTCGTGTCGCGCGCGTTCGGCGTGCAGACGGACGACGAGCAGGTGCTGAGCCAGTCCGGCTTTCTCACCAAGTTCAAGACGAACACGAACCTGATCGCGGGCAAAAACTTCCACCACTTCGAGGACCAGCTGGCGAACGGgcaccaccacgaccacaccaacaacaatggCGGGCACGGCAGCCGGCGGAATCGGGTCGCCTCGGGCAGCAGGTCCGGCGCGGACGGCGACGACGATCTCGAGCGGGTActcggcggcagcggcggcggcagcaacagcaacagcgtgGACAACTTCGAGGACATCGTGTCGGAGAAGATCAGCAAGAGCAAAACGTTCAAGCTGAAGAACTACATCGAGAACATCCTGGAGAACTTCCAGAGCCATCAGCTGCTCAGCCCGCAGACCTGCATCGACGCGCGGACGCTCAAGCTGCTGGACGACATCGTGGTGATCGTGGGTGCGCTGATCAATCTGCAGAAGCAGGAAATCGAGTAA
- the LOC1281811 gene encoding uncharacterized protein LOC1281811 isoform X2, translating to MRRLDFSAVGCGGSGLAGIMKIHNYSTQPPPHEKVRTRSVVSREAQETNGGTAVRTVAEAEGASKQDQQPQKKPAQKAATSPTTTHLSPELENTANRLTLEAGKRAGQRDQPTEPQQQEEAVVEEEEVAPEEDSQAEEQTTSGAKRRRVKEEEESAPSSETAQLQLKPQTDEEEPNDSQLSEHIIQGEESERLVEEQEEQEHEEEQQQQEEEEQEQEQQADTDSLVEDLNEDDRTSSSTVSAEETLDQVMESFNKGRPNTIHHHHSLKRQRADETSANASSVDPLMMTMEQQQQQQQQQDDAPMEEYEQAVTVVGGSVSANDDIEDTDGTLAGNRLFRKKVKRKLPIRPNSSTAAGSGTSATVSTTSSSDCTAKAKLQMVHEFPMLFLGLRRNRMFLVNSLAQWFDLNQRDIILTLRKIKQNESSVRLGSVFALGSTEVELLFHTNVPKIADCLRNFIVWPDDITMKLNVPISLRQHFQRIHLILNYLVVRVKQSAVQELPAVEIATSFCPDEQCHKLKYLVASTLDGCVCFVSRAFGVQTDDEQVLSQSGFLTKFKTNTNLIAGKNFHHFEDQLANGHHHDHTNNNGGHGSRRNRVASGSRSGADGDDDLERVLGGSGGGSNSNSVDNFEDIVSEKISKSKTFKLKNYIENILENFQSHQLLSPQTCIDARTLKLLDDIVVIVGALINLQKQEIE from the coding sequence GCCGGTATTATGAAAATTCATAACTACAGCACCCAGCCACCACCACACGAGAAAGTGAGAACTCGATCGGTCGTCAGCAGAGAAGCGCAGGAGACGAACGGCGGGACGGCGGTGCGAACGGTCGCCGAAGCAGAAGGTGCCTCCAAGCAGGATCAGCAACCGCAGAAGAAACCAGCCCAGAAAGCGGCCACCTCTCCGACCACCACCCATCTAAGTCCGGAGCTGGAGAATACGGCCAACCGGCTGACGTTGGAAGCGGGCAAACGCGCGGGTCAACGCGACCAGCCAACGGaaccgcagcagcaggaggaggcGGTGGTGGAGGAAGAGGAAGTGGCGCCGGAGGAAGACAGCCAGGCGGAGGAGCAGACCACTAGTGGTGCGAAAAGGCGTCGggtgaaggaggaggaggaaagtGCGCCATCGTCGGAAACGGCGCAACTGCAGTTGAAGCCTCAGACGGATGAGGAGGAACCGAACGACAGCCAGCTGTCGGAGCACATAATACAGGGCGAGGAGAGCGAGCGTCTTGTGGAAGagcaggaggagcaggagcacgaggaagagcagcagcagcaggaagaggaggaacaggagcaggagcagcaggccGATACCGACAGCCTGGTGGAGGACCTCAACGAGGACGACCGTACGTCCTCGTCGACGGTCTCTGCCGAGGAGACGCTCGACCAAGTGATGGAAAGCTTCAACAAAGGCCGCCCGAACAcgatccaccaccaccacagcctGAAGCGGCAGCGAGCAGACGAAACCAGCGCGAACGCGTCCTCAGTCGATCCGCTCATGATGAcgatggagcagcagcagcagcagcagcagcaacaggacgACGCCCCAATGGAGGAGTACGAGCAGGCGGTCACCGTGGTCGGTGGCAGCGTGTCGGCCAACGACGACATCGAGGACACAGACGGCACCCTGGCCGGCAACCGGTTATTCCGGAAGAAGGTGAAACGAAAACTACCGATCCGGCCGAACAGCAGCACCGCGGCGGGCAGCGGCACCAGCGCGACGgtcagcaccaccagcagcagcgactgCACGGCCAAGGCCAAGCTGCAGATGGTGCACGAGTTCCCGATGCTGTTTCTCGGGCTGCGCCGCAACCGGATGTTTCTGGTGAACTCGCTGGCCCAGTGGTTCGATCTGAACCAGCGCGACATCATACTGACGCTGCGCAAGATCAAGCAGAACGAGAGCAGCGTCCGGCTGGGGTCGGTGTTCGCGCTCGGCTCGACCGAGGTCGAGCTGCTGTTTCACACAAACGTGCCTAAGATAGCGGACTGCCTGCGCAACTTCATCGTGTGGCCGGACGACATCACGATGAAGCTGAACGTGCCGATCAGCCTGCGGCAGCACTTCCAGCGGATCCACCTCATCCTGAACTATCTGGTGGTGCGGGTGAAGCAGAGCGCCGTGCAGGAGCTGCCGGCGGTCGAGATCGCCACCTCCTTCTGCCCGGACGAGCAGTGCCACAAGCTGAAGTACCTGGTCGCGTCCACGCTGGACGGGTGCGTGTGCTTCGTGTCGCGCGCGTTCGGCGTGCAGACGGACGACGAGCAGGTGCTGAGCCAGTCCGGCTTTCTCACCAAGTTCAAGACGAACACGAACCTGATCGCGGGCAAAAACTTCCACCACTTCGAGGACCAGCTGGCGAACGGgcaccaccacgaccacaccaacaacaatggCGGGCACGGCAGCCGGCGGAATCGGGTCGCCTCGGGCAGCAGGTCCGGCGCGGACGGCGACGACGATCTCGAGCGGGTActcggcggcagcggcggcggcagcaacagcaacagcgtgGACAACTTCGAGGACATCGTGTCGGAGAAGATCAGCAAGAGCAAAACGTTCAAGCTGAAGAACTACATCGAGAACATCCTGGAGAACTTCCAGAGCCATCAGCTGCTCAGCCCGCAGACCTGCATCGACGCGCGGACGCTCAAGCTGCTGGACGACATCGTGGTGATCGTGGGTGCGCTGATCAATCTGCAGAAGCAGGAAATCGAGTAA
- the LOC1281811 gene encoding uncharacterized protein LOC1281811 isoform X4, translating into MTAGIMKIHNYSTQPPPHEKVRTRSVVSREAQETNGGTAVRTVAEAEGASKQDQQPQKKPAQKAATSPTTTHLSPELENTANRLTLEAGKRAGQRDQPTEPQQQEEAVVEEEEVAPEEDSQAEEQTTSGAKRRRVKEEEESAPSSETAQLQLKPQTDEEEPNDSQLSEHIIQGEESERLVEEQEEQEHEEEQQQQEEEEQEQEQQADTDSLVEDLNEDDRTSSSTVSAEETLDQVMESFNKGRPNTIHHHHSLKRQRADETSANASSVDPLMMTMEQQQQQQQQQDDAPMEEYEQAVTVVGGSVSANDDIEDTDGTLAGNRLFRKKVKRKLPIRPNSSTAAGSGTSATVSTTSSSDCTAKAKLQMVHEFPMLFLGLRRNRMFLVNSLAQWFDLNQRDIILTLRKIKQNESSVRLGSVFALGSTEVELLFHTNVPKIADCLRNFIVWPDDITMKLNVPISLRQHFQRIHLILNYLVVRVKQSAVQELPAVEIATSFCPDEQCHKLKYLVASTLDGCVCFVSRAFGVQTDDEQVLSQSGFLTKFKTNTNLIAGKNFHHFEDQLANGHHHDHTNNNGGHGSRRNRVASGSRSGADGDDDLERVLGGSGGGSNSNSVDNFEDIVSEKISKSKTFKLKNYIENILENFQSHQLLSPQTCIDARTLKLLDDIVVIVGALINLQKQEIE; encoded by the coding sequence GCCGGTATTATGAAAATTCATAACTACAGCACCCAGCCACCACCACACGAGAAAGTGAGAACTCGATCGGTCGTCAGCAGAGAAGCGCAGGAGACGAACGGCGGGACGGCGGTGCGAACGGTCGCCGAAGCAGAAGGTGCCTCCAAGCAGGATCAGCAACCGCAGAAGAAACCAGCCCAGAAAGCGGCCACCTCTCCGACCACCACCCATCTAAGTCCGGAGCTGGAGAATACGGCCAACCGGCTGACGTTGGAAGCGGGCAAACGCGCGGGTCAACGCGACCAGCCAACGGaaccgcagcagcaggaggaggcGGTGGTGGAGGAAGAGGAAGTGGCGCCGGAGGAAGACAGCCAGGCGGAGGAGCAGACCACTAGTGGTGCGAAAAGGCGTCGggtgaaggaggaggaggaaagtGCGCCATCGTCGGAAACGGCGCAACTGCAGTTGAAGCCTCAGACGGATGAGGAGGAACCGAACGACAGCCAGCTGTCGGAGCACATAATACAGGGCGAGGAGAGCGAGCGTCTTGTGGAAGagcaggaggagcaggagcacgaggaagagcagcagcagcaggaagaggaggaacaggagcaggagcagcaggccGATACCGACAGCCTGGTGGAGGACCTCAACGAGGACGACCGTACGTCCTCGTCGACGGTCTCTGCCGAGGAGACGCTCGACCAAGTGATGGAAAGCTTCAACAAAGGCCGCCCGAACAcgatccaccaccaccacagcctGAAGCGGCAGCGAGCAGACGAAACCAGCGCGAACGCGTCCTCAGTCGATCCGCTCATGATGAcgatggagcagcagcagcagcagcagcagcaacaggacgACGCCCCAATGGAGGAGTACGAGCAGGCGGTCACCGTGGTCGGTGGCAGCGTGTCGGCCAACGACGACATCGAGGACACAGACGGCACCCTGGCCGGCAACCGGTTATTCCGGAAGAAGGTGAAACGAAAACTACCGATCCGGCCGAACAGCAGCACCGCGGCGGGCAGCGGCACCAGCGCGACGgtcagcaccaccagcagcagcgactgCACGGCCAAGGCCAAGCTGCAGATGGTGCACGAGTTCCCGATGCTGTTTCTCGGGCTGCGCCGCAACCGGATGTTTCTGGTGAACTCGCTGGCCCAGTGGTTCGATCTGAACCAGCGCGACATCATACTGACGCTGCGCAAGATCAAGCAGAACGAGAGCAGCGTCCGGCTGGGGTCGGTGTTCGCGCTCGGCTCGACCGAGGTCGAGCTGCTGTTTCACACAAACGTGCCTAAGATAGCGGACTGCCTGCGCAACTTCATCGTGTGGCCGGACGACATCACGATGAAGCTGAACGTGCCGATCAGCCTGCGGCAGCACTTCCAGCGGATCCACCTCATCCTGAACTATCTGGTGGTGCGGGTGAAGCAGAGCGCCGTGCAGGAGCTGCCGGCGGTCGAGATCGCCACCTCCTTCTGCCCGGACGAGCAGTGCCACAAGCTGAAGTACCTGGTCGCGTCCACGCTGGACGGGTGCGTGTGCTTCGTGTCGCGCGCGTTCGGCGTGCAGACGGACGACGAGCAGGTGCTGAGCCAGTCCGGCTTTCTCACCAAGTTCAAGACGAACACGAACCTGATCGCGGGCAAAAACTTCCACCACTTCGAGGACCAGCTGGCGAACGGgcaccaccacgaccacaccaacaacaatggCGGGCACGGCAGCCGGCGGAATCGGGTCGCCTCGGGCAGCAGGTCCGGCGCGGACGGCGACGACGATCTCGAGCGGGTActcggcggcagcggcggcggcagcaacagcaacagcgtgGACAACTTCGAGGACATCGTGTCGGAGAAGATCAGCAAGAGCAAAACGTTCAAGCTGAAGAACTACATCGAGAACATCCTGGAGAACTTCCAGAGCCATCAGCTGCTCAGCCCGCAGACCTGCATCGACGCGCGGACGCTCAAGCTGCTGGACGACATCGTGGTGATCGTGGGTGCGCTGATCAATCTGCAGAAGCAGGAAATCGAGTAA